A portion of the uncultured Draconibacterium sp. genome contains these proteins:
- the ribH gene encoding 6,7-dimethyl-8-ribityllumazine synthase gives MATKDLSAYDINSVPSAENMRFGVVVAEWNWEITSALANGAVDTLKKHGATDENISVKYVPGTFELPLGGQYFAELDNVDAVILLGCVIQGDTRHFDYICEGVTQGTKDLNLKYNKPFIFGVLTTNNEQQALDRAGGKLGNKGDEAAVTAIKMVALQQSFK, from the coding sequence ATGGCAACAAAAGATTTATCAGCATACGATATTAATTCGGTACCATCAGCAGAAAACATGCGTTTTGGCGTAGTAGTAGCCGAATGGAACTGGGAAATTACCTCGGCATTGGCAAACGGCGCTGTTGACACCTTAAAAAAACACGGAGCCACTGATGAAAACATTTCAGTAAAATATGTTCCCGGAACTTTTGAGCTTCCGTTGGGCGGACAATATTTTGCTGAATTGGATAATGTTGATGCGGTTATTCTGTTGGGTTGCGTTATTCAGGGCGACACTCGGCACTTCGACTACATTTGCGAAGGCGTAACTCAAGGAACAAAAGATTTGAACCTGAAATACAACAAACCGTTTATTTTTGGTGTTCTAACTACCAACAACGAACAACAGGCGCTCGACCGTGCCGGAGGTAAATTAGGTAACAAAGGCGACGAAGCTGCTGTAACAGCCATTAAAATGGTTGCACTGCAACAGTCTTTCAAATAA
- a CDS encoding tetratricopeptide repeat protein codes for MAKKNEQQADNLQELESALTKTEQFVEDNSKIISYVVGGIIIVVAAYLGFNKFYVQPKEDEAISQMFMAENYFEKDSFNLAINGDGNYLGFLDIIDDYGITKSANRAKYYTGISYLYLGQYEDALDYLNDFKTDDLLLAPVAEGAKGDAYLELGETDNALKQYKKAYAASDNELTTPVYMMKAANLLESMDELEDALALYEDIKAEYPQSTEGTNADRYIARIKTKLN; via the coding sequence ATGGCAAAGAAGAATGAACAGCAAGCCGATAATTTACAGGAACTTGAAAGTGCGTTAACAAAAACGGAACAATTTGTAGAAGATAATTCGAAAATCATTAGTTATGTGGTTGGTGGAATTATTATAGTTGTTGCTGCTTACCTTGGTTTTAATAAGTTTTATGTACAACCGAAAGAAGACGAAGCAATTTCGCAAATGTTTATGGCCGAGAACTATTTTGAAAAAGATTCATTCAATCTGGCTATCAACGGCGATGGTAACTACTTAGGTTTCCTTGATATTATTGATGATTACGGTATCACAAAATCAGCTAACCGTGCAAAATACTACACGGGTATTTCGTACCTGTACCTTGGTCAGTACGAAGATGCATTGGATTATTTAAATGATTTTAAAACCGACGATTTGCTTTTGGCTCCTGTTGCCGAAGGTGCAAAAGGCGATGCTTACCTGGAGTTGGGTGAAACCGACAATGCATTGAAACAATACAAAAAAGCTTACGCAGCAAGCGATAACGAATTAACAACTCCGGTTTACATGATGAAAGCAGCGAATCTGCTGGAATCGATGGACGAGCTGGAAGATGCACTGGCATTGTACGAAGATATTAAAGCGGAATATCCGCAATCTACAGAAGGTACAAACGCCGACCGTTACATTGCACGCATCAAAACAAAATTGAATTAA